In one window of Desulfobacterales bacterium DNA:
- a CDS encoding polysaccharide biosynthesis tyrosine autokinase, giving the protein MEENREEQIDLRDYLRVLAKRRWTIFSIFALVVLTVAVYTFTAIPIYQATARIVIEKENPNLVSIQEVMAVDATGSDYYQTQYKIIESRTVAREVIRRLDLQNSPEFFPEPKDDVISNVKAWLDTTLATWKDWVQSLFKTGPDPASLDPESLSSDFKLVNAFSERVSVEPIRNSRLVDVSVEAVSPKMAAAMANELVRAYIDQNLEAKLVAAKDAVQWLGDRIQEERRKVEAAEGALLAYKEKFQIITDFSSDAEKITAQKLAQLNAQVVDAESARVEAETRYKQAMALDDTPDMLDSIPEVLKNELVQEIKKMEVNLYNRMSELSKKYGRRHPQMLAIESELEDLQKRKVQEVKRVVNSLRNQFRLAVAKEESLKKALEKQKNESLEMNKKAVQYGVLQRQAESARQMYEMLIKRFKETSLTEEMKTGNIRIVDRAETPIKPVKPKKRLNLLLALVVGLTLGIGLAFFLEYLDNTIKLPDEVRDYLKIPYLGPVPAFAKAKNRDGIPSDLVTLHSPKSTASESFRGIRTGVLFSSADKPPQVILVSSSGPGEGKTVCAANLAVAMAQSGSRVVLLDCDMRRPRLHKMFNISRDVGVSNVLVGSSTLSEALVVDAAPNLDVIPCGPIPPNPSEMIGSNKMKELIETLRKDYTRIIIDSPPVTAVTDSAVLAQAADGLIVVIRAGDTPRQIVQNGVSHLKALNAPILGAVLNGVNTGKDSYYYYQYYYYYYGEDGERRKRFKSDKNKGA; this is encoded by the coding sequence ATGGAAGAAAACAGAGAAGAACAGATTGACCTGCGGGATTATCTGCGGGTGCTGGCCAAGCGGCGCTGGACGATTTTCAGCATATTTGCGCTGGTGGTCCTGACGGTGGCGGTTTATACCTTTACGGCCATTCCGATCTATCAGGCCACGGCGCGGATCGTGATTGAAAAAGAAAACCCCAACCTGGTCTCCATTCAGGAAGTCATGGCGGTGGATGCCACCGGCTCGGACTATTACCAGACCCAGTACAAGATTATTGAAAGCCGGACGGTGGCCCGGGAAGTGATCCGTCGACTCGACCTGCAAAACAGCCCGGAGTTTTTCCCGGAGCCCAAGGACGACGTGATTTCCAATGTCAAGGCCTGGTTGGATACAACCCTTGCGACCTGGAAAGACTGGGTGCAGTCCCTTTTCAAAACCGGACCGGATCCCGCATCCCTTGACCCGGAGTCGCTTTCCTCGGACTTTAAACTGGTCAACGCCTTTAGTGAGCGCGTCAGCGTGGAACCGATCCGCAACAGCCGGCTGGTGGATGTCAGCGTTGAGGCAGTCAGCCCCAAAATGGCCGCTGCAATGGCCAATGAGCTGGTGCGCGCCTACATCGACCAGAACCTGGAAGCCAAGCTGGTGGCGGCAAAAGATGCCGTCCAGTGGCTGGGGGACCGCATTCAGGAAGAACGCCGCAAAGTGGAGGCGGCTGAAGGCGCACTGCTGGCCTATAAGGAAAAGTTCCAGATCATCACCGATTTTTCCAGCGACGCTGAAAAAATTACAGCCCAGAAACTGGCCCAGCTCAACGCACAGGTGGTGGATGCCGAATCCGCCCGGGTGGAGGCTGAAACCCGCTACAAGCAGGCCATGGCCCTTGACGATACCCCCGACATGCTCGATTCCATACCGGAAGTACTGAAGAATGAACTGGTCCAGGAAATCAAGAAGATGGAGGTCAACCTCTATAACCGCATGTCCGAACTTTCCAAGAAATACGGCCGGCGCCATCCCCAGATGCTGGCCATCGAGTCGGAGCTGGAAGACCTGCAAAAGCGTAAGGTTCAGGAAGTCAAGCGCGTGGTCAATTCCCTGCGAAACCAGTTCCGGCTGGCGGTTGCCAAGGAAGAATCCCTGAAAAAGGCGTTGGAGAAGCAGAAGAACGAAAGCCTGGAGATGAACAAAAAAGCGGTCCAGTACGGCGTGCTCCAGCGCCAGGCTGAAAGCGCCCGGCAGATGTATGAAATGCTGATCAAGCGCTTTAAGGAGACCTCCCTGACCGAGGAGATGAAAACCGGCAATATCCGGATTGTGGACAGGGCTGAAACCCCCATCAAGCCGGTCAAGCCCAAAAAAAGGCTGAACCTGCTCCTGGCCCTGGTGGTGGGGTTGACCCTGGGGATCGGGCTGGCGTTTTTTCTGGAATATCTGGACAACACCATCAAGCTGCCGGACGAGGTGCGGGACTACCTTAAGATCCCTTACCTGGGTCCGGTGCCGGCCTTTGCCAAGGCCAAGAACCGGGACGGCATTCCGTCTGACCTGGTGACATTGCATTCACCCAAGTCCACGGCCAGCGAGTCGTTTCGCGGCATTCGCACCGGGGTCCTCTTTTCTTCGGCCGACAAGCCGCCCCAGGTCATTCTGGTGTCAAGCTCCGGACCGGGTGAAGGCAAAACCGTTTGCGCTGCAAACCTGGCCGTGGCCATGGCACAGTCCGGTTCCCGTGTGGTCCTGCTGGACTGCGATATGCGGCGGCCGCGGCTGCACAAGATGTTTAACATCAGCCGTGATGTGGGCGTGTCCAATGTGCTGGTGGGTTCCAGCACCCTTTCGGAAGCGCTGGTTGTCGATGCCGCCCCGAACCTGGACGTGATTCCCTGCGGGCCGATACCCCCCAATCCTTCGGAAATGATCGGATCCAACAAAATGAAGGAGCTGATCGAAACCCTGCGCAAAGACTATACCCGAATCATCATCGATTCCCCGCCGGTCACGGCTGTGACCGACTCGGCCGTGCTGGCCCAGGCTGCCGATGGGCTGATCGTGGTGATCCGGGCCGGGGACACCCCGCGGCAGATCGTACAGAACGGGGTCTCCCATTTAAAGGCCCTGAATGCCCCCATCCTGGGCGCTGTTTTAAACGGCGTCAATACCGGAAAGGACAGCTACTACTATTATCAGTACTATTATTACTACTACGGTGAAGACGGCGAGCGCAGAAAGCGGTTTAAGTCGGATAAAAATAAGGGCGCTTAA